The Methylomarinum sp. Ch1-1 genome contains the following window.
CTTCAAGGAAACCCAGCGCGAAGTCGCCAAGGTGTTCAGGGAAGAACTTGCCCAGTCGGCCGGGGTCTTGCACGCCTTCGTTGAAAGCATGCTGCATGAGGGCTCATTATCGGAACACTGGGACCCGGAGCACGCCTCTAATCTGCTGCATACCCACGATCTCACTTATCAATACGCCGGAAAAATCGCTTTCCAACTGTGGTCGGTGGATGAAGGTTTGATACTCCGCTCTGCCAGCGCCCCCAAATTCGCCTTGTCATCAATTCGAAACGGCTATAGCCAGGCCACGTTGGACGAACATCTCTGGTATGTGTTCAGCATCGCCAATCATGATGGCGAATATATTATTCATGTCGGCCAACGTGAAGATGTCCGCGAATCCATCACCTATGATGTTACCCGACAACTGATGCAGAATTTTTTAATCGGTTTGCCGATATTGGGCATGATGATTTGGTTCATCGTCAGCCACACCCTTGCCCCGCTCAATCATCTGACCAAACAGCTGGCCAAGCGCGAAGCCGGTTATCTTAAACCCTTGCCGATTAATGATCTGCCGGAAGAAATCATACCGGTCGTCAAAGAGCTCAACACGCTGTTTGTGCAACTCGAACAGGCTTTCGAAAACGAGCGCAATTTTACTTCGGACGCTTCCCATGAATTACGCACCCCCTTAGCCGGTTTATTAACCCAGGTTCAGGTGGCGCAAAAAACACAAGATGAGAGCGTACGTACTCAAGCGTTAAACAAAGCGCAACAGGCCGTGCAACGCATGACCCGGATGGTGCAACAGCTATTGACGCTGTCGAGAATCCAAAGCCAAAACGAAAAAATGGACCAAGCCGTCATCAATATCAATCAGGAAATCGTCAATCTCATCAGTGAAATCGAACCACTGGCTCATCGTAAAAATATCGACATTGAATATCAATCCGCGGAAACTCTGAACATCAGCGGTAACCAGCAATTGATCGACATTCTGATCAGAAACCTGATCGAAAACGCATTGAAATATTCACCGCAAAACGGCAAGGTTAAAATCCGCTCGATGCGAGAAAAAAACCAATTATGGCTCAGCGTCGAAGATAACGGCCCCGGCATCAAGGAAAAAGACCGAAAACGCCTGACTCGGCGTTTTTTCCGCAGCGTAGAAACGGCTAGCACTACCGAGGGGAGTGGTCTTGGCTTGTCGATCGTGCAACGCATTGCCACCCTACACGATGCCGAGATTCATTTTTCCAAATCAAGCATGGGAGGACTGCTTGTCTTATTGATTTTTGATTTACCGTTCGCAACGTCCACCGCGATCAAACACAAACGAACGCATTTATTCAGAAAAAAATAATGCCTTCATTGACTACGCACAAGATCACCAGTCTTTCCATTTAAACTGCTTTAAGCGTTGCTTGAACTTTTCCTTGTCATTGAAATACAAAATCACCAAAAACAATAAAGGCCAGATTAACAGCAACAGTATTTTGCCGAATGTTGCAAAGCTCATGATGTACTTACCTCCCGTGACGCCATCGTTTGATTGCGGCTATCAAGCTTTATCCATGATAAATAGCAGCAATTCCTAGTTTGAGTATTTTTGCGGGGTTAGGGCATGGGGTGTGTCTGTCGAGGAGCGCCGTAAACCCATCCCTGGGGGCTTGACGGCAGCATCCTTGCTGCCGACATCCTCGCCAAATACACCCCATGCCCTTTTTGAATACCAAAGTGGGAATTGCTGGATAAAATAGCCAATACTACCCTATTTCGGCCCGGATTCGATACAATAGTAAAGATTTATATTTCATCGCACTCCATTATTCATGAAAATTTCTTTCGAGATAGTCCCCCGCAGCAAAGAGGCATTTGCGGAACAATACCGTTTTGTTCAGTCCCTCGGCCCATCGATCGATCTGATCAATGTGCCCGACATTCAACGCTTTACCATCCGCAGCTGGGAAACCATCAAACATATCGATCGTAGCCGGCATCAGTTCATCCCGCATTTAAGAGCGATCGATTTCGATATCAAGTCCGGAGAAATTTTCAAAATCATCGAGGAATATCAACTGGATAATGTCCTGCTGGTATCCGGTGATCCGCCGGAAGGGCTAAAACGCAGCTTTTATAAGACCAATGTATTGGATTTAATCCGTGCGGTAAAACAGCAATTTCCCGATATCAATGTCTACGCCGGCTTCGATTCTCATCGCAACGGCGTACAGGATGAATGCAACTATATCAAACATAAGGCCGACGCCGGCGTCTGCGGCTTCTTCTCACAGCCCTTTTACGACATCCGCATGATCGAAATCTACGCCGAGCAAATGCAGGGCTTGGAAACCTTCATCGGCCTGAGCCCAATCACCACCGAAGCTTCGATGAAATATTGGGAAGTCAAGAACAAAGTCCAGTTTCCGGCCGATTTCAGATGCGATTACCCGTGGAATATCGACTTCGCCAACCGTGCGATAAAACTGGCCCACGAAGCCGGCATGA
Protein-coding sequences here:
- a CDS encoding methylenetetrahydrofolate reductase; amino-acid sequence: MKISFEIVPRSKEAFAEQYRFVQSLGPSIDLINVPDIQRFTIRSWETIKHIDRSRHQFIPHLRAIDFDIKSGEIFKIIEEYQLDNVLLVSGDPPEGLKRSFYKTNVLDLIRAVKQQFPDINVYAGFDSHRNGVQDECNYIKHKADAGVCGFFSQPFYDIRMIEIYAEQMQGLETFIGLSPITTEASMKYWEVKNKVQFPADFRCDYPWNIDFANRAIKLAHEAGMNIYFMPIRIDLEKYFGQLELSQS
- a CDS encoding ATP-binding protein — its product is MSIRVLPNSLKKQLLFYLLFCTLIVWGATAYISFKETQREVAKVFREELAQSAGVLHAFVESMLHEGSLSEHWDPEHASNLLHTHDLTYQYAGKIAFQLWSVDEGLILRSASAPKFALSSIRNGYSQATLDEHLWYVFSIANHDGEYIIHVGQREDVRESITYDVTRQLMQNFLIGLPILGMMIWFIVSHTLAPLNHLTKQLAKREAGYLKPLPINDLPEEIIPVVKELNTLFVQLEQAFENERNFTSDASHELRTPLAGLLTQVQVAQKTQDESVRTQALNKAQQAVQRMTRMVQQLLTLSRIQSQNEKMDQAVININQEIVNLISEIEPLAHRKNIDIEYQSAETLNISGNQQLIDILIRNLIENALKYSPQNGKVKIRSMREKNQLWLSVEDNGPGIKEKDRKRLTRRFFRSVETASTTEGSGLGLSIVQRIATLHDAEIHFSKSSMGGLLVLLIFDLPFATSTAIKHKRTHLFRKK